In one window of Nitrospirota bacterium DNA:
- a CDS encoding MFS transporter, which yields MSGVGDNYLGAFAIFLHASNSQIAFLAAVPQLLGACFQFVSVRVLEQLQRRKPLIIAGVIGQSLTWLLIAATPFLFDQGGVWWLLIGATCYHILGHFLLPAWNSLMGDLVDPNQRGRYFGRRNRAISVSAFAALCVGGLILHRTERAGAVVWGFVLVFLFALAARLASAYYLSRMIEPPYVTRPEDRFSLWQFLRDGRRTNFGRFVAYIGLTHFAVQVSGPMIAPYLLRDLHFTYLEFMLATAAVVVAQFLTLPWWGRSCDRFGNRQILKLTGWLLPVLPLFWLTTTNVYGIIAIQMFAGAAWGGFALAMGNFLFDNVKPAKRPQCVAVYHSANALGIFLGASLGGLLVLVLPQTLRVGGGQLTLSSNLQLLFVISALLRFAVSAKFLPLLRETRDVAPFPAKELTTKLLVFGWERSARMVGTLGRAVSVVALVLVGQWRPGGK from the coding sequence GCCGTGCCGCAGCTGCTGGGCGCGTGTTTTCAGTTCGTCTCCGTGCGGGTGTTGGAGCAGTTGCAGCGGCGCAAACCCCTGATCATCGCCGGGGTCATCGGGCAGTCCCTGACGTGGCTGTTGATTGCGGCCACTCCATTCCTGTTCGACCAGGGCGGCGTGTGGTGGCTGCTGATCGGCGCGACGTGCTACCACATCCTGGGACACTTCTTGCTCCCGGCGTGGAATAGCCTGATGGGCGATCTGGTCGACCCCAACCAGCGCGGACGGTATTTTGGGCGACGGAACCGGGCGATCAGCGTGTCCGCGTTTGCCGCGTTGTGCGTGGGCGGCCTGATCCTGCACCGAACCGAGCGCGCCGGGGCCGTGGTATGGGGGTTCGTTCTGGTGTTCCTGTTCGCCCTGGCGGCCCGACTTGCATCTGCGTACTACCTTTCCCGGATGATCGAACCGCCGTACGTCACGCGGCCCGAGGACCGGTTCTCGCTGTGGCAATTTCTGCGCGACGGGCGGCGGACCAACTTCGGTCGGTTCGTGGCCTACATCGGCCTCACGCACTTCGCGGTCCAGGTCTCGGGGCCCATGATCGCGCCGTACTTGCTCCGCGACCTGCATTTCACGTATCTGGAGTTCATGTTGGCTACGGCAGCGGTGGTCGTGGCGCAGTTTCTGACGCTCCCGTGGTGGGGGCGGTCCTGTGATCGCTTCGGCAACCGGCAGATCCTGAAGCTGACGGGCTGGCTGCTCCCCGTGCTTCCTCTGTTTTGGCTCACGACCACGAACGTGTATGGAATCATCGCGATCCAAATGTTCGCGGGCGCTGCGTGGGGAGGGTTCGCTCTCGCGATGGGGAACTTTCTCTTCGATAACGTGAAACCCGCCAAACGCCCGCAGTGCGTGGCCGTCTACCACTCCGCCAACGCCCTGGGAATCTTTCTGGGCGCTTCGCTGGGCGGTCTGTTGGTCCTCGTTCTCCCTCAGACACTGCGCGTCGGTGGAGGGCAACTGACCCTGTCCTCCAACCTTCAGTTACTGTTCGTGATTTCGGCGCTCCTGCGGTTCGCGGTCTCGGCGAAGTTTCTGCCGCTGCTCCGCGAAACCCGCGATGTCGCGCCCTTCCCGGCCAAAGAATTGACGACGAAGCTCTTGGTGTTCGGTTGGGAACGCAGCGCGCGGATGGTGGGGACGTTGGGACGCGCCGTGTCGGTGGTCGCGCTGGTCTTGGTCGGCCAGTGGCGCCCTGGCGGAAAATAA